One Oryza brachyantha chromosome 3, ObraRS2, whole genome shotgun sequence DNA segment encodes these proteins:
- the LOC102711140 gene encoding uncharacterized protein LOC102711140 isoform X5: MAAGDHLRPGSYLGDVSALSFLPSCPRPVLLAGTGSELLVYDVDAARLAASFQVFYGVRVHGIQPRGAPSCPDGSSPVDVTMAVFGERRVKVFRLRVDVEDGEACSVRLELEQRLPGFDHWVLDACFLEADGLLAIGLSDNSVALWDLSKRLFLTRVKSPEKCLLYSMRMWGDSVKSLLVASGTILNEILIWKLVSQTLEKSLLSSYKRNTHGVEDYENMHFSDKKYIAMHLGRLKEHEGSIFRIAWSSDGSKFMSVSDDRSARIWMLNSQSQNFVNKAAGQDDIQIIPKLTIFGHSARIWDCYVSDSIVITAGEDCSCCIWAMDGKLIKKFREHIGRGIWRCLYDPSTLLLVTAGFDSAIKVHHLWNSSFHDKVEDKVDSDNANHDSEFFSISSPTVSGHHGPLDSKSEYVRCLHFVEENDLYIATNNGYLHHAEFSNSKDVIWTEVIQIADMAPIICMDAMVMHSDTSPNREDIIALGDGRGNVTVVYLTVSDLGPKIDLSFTWLAEKDRQLLGVYWCKSLECRHIFTADPRGVLKLWDIRNALFSDTLDATSQKVPLIAVFESSFGARIMCLDVSPQDEILIAGDKKGNITAFPFPKVLVAHESNGIQQNVPSCDRFKGAHGISSVTSVHIITSTSDHLEIHTTGGDGCICLFKCHRNVQKIEFFGMRQVKELGTVQSVFSHHASENQLLSTYAIGFTSADFIIWDLENETKMLQISCGGWRRPYSYYLGTVPEYQNCFAFLKDHNIHIRRHWTPTQDKKLLPQVLHMQFHGREVHSLCFIDLAGYSNPEKSSNLYIATGCEDGTVRLTGTTINSAGRWCSSKLLGEHVGGSAVRATCFVQKAYTLLDKSCNTIPKGDSDDILIKNKDNIGLLISVGSKQVLTTWVLQPKVAENRLVCSSVLDVDSKQSSESTGDGDPAMTFQWLSTHMPPKLTNRSKIGHVKQNNDEGDYSVVQPNQVIMDQLENDWRYLSVTAFLLEHPSTKLTVCFVVVACSDATIVLRALLLPSRLWFDIALLAPQESPVLVLKHIIAAASVNCKENAYSRDTYIVVSGSTDGSVTLWDLTDTIHGFMQLLSETQPHMVTDCQKRPRTGRGSQGGRRRWRTLPDRSLKKINEAASLPDRSNPDTPSATENASETSSVEEIGTTNNQNYVFSSSQSCNLPVVTPLHIFSGVHQSGVNCLHVSEMKDCSYSIPGMSYCVLSGGDDQAVHSFCFTLGSLQDCSINTSLHSPDNSTVKVICQQRVPSAHSSAVKGIWTDGLWAFSTGLDQRIRCWKMEPSGRFTEYSHVIISVPEPETLDVFHERREKKYWIAVAGRGMQMVEFLSSEDD; encoded by the exons atggccgccggcgaccacctGCGGCCGGGTTCCTACCTCGGCGACGTCTCCGcgctctccttcctcccctcctgcccccgccccgtcctcctcgccg GCACCGGATCGGAGCTGCTCGTCTACGACGTGGACGCCGCGAGGCTTGCGGCCTCCTTCCAAGTGTTCTACGGCGTGCGCGTGCACGGCATCCAGCCCCGCGGCGCCCCGAGCTGCCCGGACGGCTCGTCTCCTGTCGATGTCACCATGGCAGTGTTCGGTGAGAGGAGGGTGAAGGTTTTCAGGCTCCGCGTCGACGTGGAGGATGGGGAAGCTTGCAGCGTGCGGTTGGAGCTGGAGCAGAGGCTCCCGGGATTTGATCACTGGGTGCTGGACGCCTGCTTCCTGGAG GCTGATGGGCTACTCGCGATCGGTTTGAGTGACAATTCCGTGGCATTATGGGATTTGAGCAAGCGTTTGTTTCTTACCCGAGTGAAATCACCAG AGAAGTGCCTTCTGTATTCGATGAGAATGTGGGGAGACTCTGTTAAATCTCTTCTCGTGGCTTCTGGAACGATTTTAAATGAG ATTCTTATTTGGAAGTTGGTATCCCAAACCCTGGAAAAATCCCTGTTAAGCTCATACAAAAGGAACACTCATGGTGTAGAGGATTACGAGAATATGCATTTTAGTGATAAGAAATATATAGCAATGCATCTTGGAAGGCTGAAGGAACATGAAGGTTCAATATTTAGAATAGCTTGGTCCTCTGATGGATCAAAGTTTATGTCTGTTTCCGATGATCGTAG TGCTCGCATCTGGATGTTGAATTCTCAGTCACAAAACTTTGTCAATAAGGCGGCTGGACAAGATGATATTCAGATTATACCAAAACTCACAATCTTTGGGCATAGTGCTAGAATATGGGATTGCTATGTATCAGATTCT ATAGTTATTACAGCTGGTGAGGATTGTTCTTGTTGCATCTGGGCTATGGATGGAAAGCTAATCAAGAAGTTCCGGGAACACAT TGGCCGAGGAATATGGCGGTGTTTATATGATCCAAGTACACTACTACTTGTCACTGCTGGGTTTGACTCAGCTATCAAAGTGCACCATCTATGGAACTCATCTTTTCATGACAAAGTAGAAGACAAGGTGGACTCAGACAATGCCAATCATGATTCTGAGTTCTTTTCAATATCATCCCCTACAGTGTCAGGACATCATGGTCCCCTGGATAG CAAAAGTGAGTATGTACGGTGCCTACACTTTGTAGAAGAAAATGATCTCTATATTGCCACAAACAATGGATATCTGCATCATGCGGAGTTCTCTAATTCCAAAGATGTAATATGGACTGAGGTTATTCAGATTGCTGATATGGCACCAATTATTTGCATGGATGCTATGGTAATGCATTCAGACACTTCACCGAATAGGGAAGATATCATTGCCCTTGGAGATGGACGTGGAAATGTTACTGTTGTCTATTTAACTGTCAGTGATCTTGGacctaaaatagatttatcttTTACCTGGTTAGCAGAAAAAGATAGACAACTACTAGGAGTATACTGGTGCAAGTCACTTGAATGTAG aCACATTTTCACAGCCGATCCTAGAGGTGTGCTTAAGCTATGGGACATAAGGAATGCCCTTTTTTCAGACACCCTTGATGCTACATCTCAGAAGGTTCCCCTTATCGCTGTGTTCGAATCTTCCTTTGGGGCAAGAATCATGTGCTTAGATGTATCTCCTCAGGATGAG ATCCTTATAGCCGGTGATAAGAAGGGTAACATCACTGCCTTTCCTTTCCCTAAAGTACTGGTAGCACATGAGAGCAATGGGATACAACAGAATGTGCCTTCATGTGATCGTTTTAAAGGAGCCCATGGCATTTCTAGTGTCACAAGTGTTCATATAATTACCTCAACTTCTGATCATCTTGAAATTCACACT ACAGGGGGAGATGGTTGCATTTGTTTGTTCAAGTGTCACAGAAATGTGCAAAAGATTGAATTTTTTGGAATGAGACAAGTAAAAGAGCTGGGCACTGTTCAGTCCGTCTTTTCTCATCATGCCTCAGAAAATCAATTGCTTAGCACCTATGCTATAGGCTTCACTTCTGCAGATTTTATCATTTGGGACCTAGAAAATGAAACAAAG ATGCTTCAAATATCATGTGGAGGATGGCGGCGTCCTTATTCGTATTATCTTGGCACGGTCCCTGAGTATCAGAATTGTTTTGCCTTTCTTAAG GATCATAATATTCACATTCGTAGGCACTGGACACCAACACAAGACAAGAAACTGCTTCCTCAAGTTCTCCATATGCAGTTCCATGGAAGAGAAGTGCATTCTTTGTGCTTCATAGATCTAGCAGGCTATTCAAATCCTGAGAAGAGCTCAAATCTGTATATTGCAACAGGATGCGAAGATGGAACCGTACGACTTACAGG GACCACAATTAATAGTGCTGGAAGATGGTGTTCCTCCAAGTTGCTGGGGGAGCATGTTGGCGGGTCAGCTGTGAGGGCGACATGCTTTGTGCAGAAGGCCTACACATTGTTAGATAAATCGTGTAACACCATACCTAAGGGCGATTCTGATGACATTTTAATCAAAAACAAGGACAACATTGGCTTATTAATATCTGTTGGATCAAAGCAAGTCCTGACTACATGGGTTTTACAACCTAAGGTTGCAGAAAATAGACTTGTGTGTTCTAGTGTCTTAGATGTAGACTCCAAGCAAAGCTCTGAAAGTACGGGGGATGGTGATCCTGCCATGACGTTTCAGTGGCTTTCTACTCATATGCCTCCAAAGCTTACCAATAGGTCGAAGATTGGCCatgtaaaacaaaataatgatGAAGGGGATTACTCTGTGGTGCAACCCAACCAGGTTATCATGGACCAGCTGGAAAATGACTGGCGTTATCTTTCAGTTACAGCATTTCTTTTGGAACATCCTTCTACCAA atTGACTGTgtgttttgttgttgttgcttgCTCTGACGCTACAATTGTCCTCCGTGCTCTTCTTTTGCCTTCTAGGCTTTG GTTTGATATTGCTTTGTTGGCTCCTCAGGAATCACCGGTTCTGGTCCTCAAGCATATTATTGCTGCAGCTAGCGTCAACTGCAAAG AAAATGCATACAGTCGAGATACATACATTGTTGTGAGCGGATCTACAGATGGTAGTGTTACTCTCTGGGACCTTACAGATACTATTCATGGATTTATGCAACTACTATCAGAGACTCAACCACACATGGTCACTGATTGCCAAAAGCGGCCCAGAACTGGAAGAGGAAGTCAAGGCGGTCGTCGCAGGTGGAGAACACTGCCAGATCGTTCTttgaaaaagataaatgaaGCGGCGTCTCTTCCTGATAGGAGCAACCCGGATACTCCAAGTGCCACTGAAAATGCATCTGAAACTTCTAGTGTGGAAGAAATTGGTACCACAAACAACCAGAACTATGTATTCTCAAGCTCCCAATCATGTAATTTACCTGTAGTGACACCACTGCATATATTCTCTGGTGTTCACCAGTCAGGTGTTAACTGCCTCCATGTCTCAGAGATGAAGGATTGCTCATACTCAATTCCTGGCATGTCTTACTGTGTCTTAAGTGGTGGGGATGATCAAGCTGTTCATTCTTTCTGTTTTACATTAGGATCTCTTCAGGATTGCTCGATAAATACAAGTCTACACTCACCTGACAATAGCACAGTTAAAGTTATTTGTCAGCAAAGGGTTCCTTCTGCTCACAGTTCAGCAGTTAAAG GCATCTGGACAGATGGTTTATGGGCTTTCTCTACTGGTCTTGATCAAAGAATAAGATGTTGGAAGATGGAACCATCTGGTAGATTCACCGAGTATTCCCATGTTATCATCAGTGTGCCTGAGCCAGAAACTCTGGATGTTTTTCATGAGCG tagagagaagaaatactGGATTGCTGTTGCTGGAAGGGGAATGCAAATGGTTGAATTCTTATCATCTGAAGATGATTAA
- the LOC102711140 gene encoding uncharacterized protein LOC102711140 isoform X1: MAVFGERRVKVFRLRVDVEDGEACSVRLELEQRLPGFDHWVLDACFLEADGLLAIGLSDNSVALWDLSKRLFLTRVKSPEKCLLYSMRMWGDSVKSLLVASGTILNEILIWKLVSQTLEKSLLSSYKRNTHGVEDYENMHFSDKKYIAMHLGRLKEHEGSIFRIAWSSDGSKFMSVSDDRRLAHFPSLPSASSTSDSLIHLLEDLVLKPRSSVLLVLSTYLCYYGSARIWMLNSQSQNFVNKAAGQDDIQIIPKLTIFGHSARIWDCYVSDSIVITAGEDCSCCIWAMDGKLIKKFREHIGRGIWRCLYDPSTLLLVTAGFDSAIKVHHLWNSSFHDKVEDKVDSDNANHDSEFFSISSPTVSGHHGPLDSKSEYVRCLHFVEENDLYIATNNGYLHHAEFSNSKDVIWTEVIQIADMAPIICMDAMVMHSDTSPNREDIIALGDGRGNVTVVYLTVSDLGPKIDLSFTWLAEKDRQLLGVYWCKSLECRHIFTADPRGVLKLWDIRNALFSDTLDATSQKVPLIAVFESSFGARIMCLDVSPQDEILIAGDKKGNITAFPFPKVLVAHESNGIQQNVPSCDRFKGAHGISSVTSVHIITSTSDHLEIHTTGGDGCICLFKCHRNVQKIEFFGMRQVKELGTVQSVFSHHASENQLLSTYAIGFTSADFIIWDLENETKMLQISCGGWRRPYSYYLGTVPEYQNCFAFLKDHNIHIRRHWTPTQDKKLLPQVLHMQFHGREVHSLCFIDLAGYSNPEKSSNLYIATGCEDGTVRLTGTTINSAGRWCSSKLLGEHVGGSAVRATCFVQKAYTLLDKSCNTIPKGDSDDILIKNKDNIGLLISVGSKQVLTTWVLQPKVAENRLVCSSVLDVDSKQSSESTGDGDPAMTFQWLSTHMPPKLTNRSKIGHVKQNNDEGDYSVVQPNQVIMDQLENDWRYLSVTAFLLEHPSTKLTVCFVVVACSDATIVLRALLLPSRLWFDIALLAPQESPVLVLKHIIAAASVNCKENAYSRDTYIVVSGSTDGSVTLWDLTDTIHGFMQLLSETQPHMVTDCQKRPRTGRGSQGGRRRWRTLPDRSLKKINEAASLPDRSNPDTPSATENASETSSVEEIGTTNNQNYVFSSSQSCNLPVVTPLHIFSGVHQSGVNCLHVSEMKDCSYSIPGMSYCVLSGGDDQAVHSFCFTLGSLQDCSINTSLHSPDNSTVKVICQQRVPSAHSSAVKGIWTDGLWAFSTGLDQRIRCWKMEPSGRFTEYSHVIISVPEPETLDVFHEREKKYWIAVAGRGMQMVEFLSSEDD; the protein is encoded by the exons ATGGCAGTGTTCGGTGAGAGGAGGGTGAAGGTTTTCAGGCTCCGCGTCGACGTGGAGGATGGGGAAGCTTGCAGCGTGCGGTTGGAGCTGGAGCAGAGGCTCCCGGGATTTGATCACTGGGTGCTGGACGCCTGCTTCCTGGAG GCTGATGGGCTACTCGCGATCGGTTTGAGTGACAATTCCGTGGCATTATGGGATTTGAGCAAGCGTTTGTTTCTTACCCGAGTGAAATCACCAG AGAAGTGCCTTCTGTATTCGATGAGAATGTGGGGAGACTCTGTTAAATCTCTTCTCGTGGCTTCTGGAACGATTTTAAATGAG ATTCTTATTTGGAAGTTGGTATCCCAAACCCTGGAAAAATCCCTGTTAAGCTCATACAAAAGGAACACTCATGGTGTAGAGGATTACGAGAATATGCATTTTAGTGATAAGAAATATATAGCAATGCATCTTGGAAGGCTGAAGGAACATGAAGGTTCAATATTTAGAATAGCTTGGTCCTCTGATGGATCAAAGTTTATGTCTGTTTCCGATGATCGTAGGTTGGCTCATTTTCCCTCACTTCCCTCTGCATCCTCTACGTCAGATTCTCTTATCCACCTTCTGGAAGATCTTGTTTTAAAACCTCGGTCCTCCGTATTACTTGTGTTATCTACTTATCTTTGTTACTATGGCAGTGCTCGCATCTGGATGTTGAATTCTCAGTCACAAAACTTTGTCAATAAGGCGGCTGGACAAGATGATATTCAGATTATACCAAAACTCACAATCTTTGGGCATAGTGCTAGAATATGGGATTGCTATGTATCAGATTCT ATAGTTATTACAGCTGGTGAGGATTGTTCTTGTTGCATCTGGGCTATGGATGGAAAGCTAATCAAGAAGTTCCGGGAACACAT TGGCCGAGGAATATGGCGGTGTTTATATGATCCAAGTACACTACTACTTGTCACTGCTGGGTTTGACTCAGCTATCAAAGTGCACCATCTATGGAACTCATCTTTTCATGACAAAGTAGAAGACAAGGTGGACTCAGACAATGCCAATCATGATTCTGAGTTCTTTTCAATATCATCCCCTACAGTGTCAGGACATCATGGTCCCCTGGATAG CAAAAGTGAGTATGTACGGTGCCTACACTTTGTAGAAGAAAATGATCTCTATATTGCCACAAACAATGGATATCTGCATCATGCGGAGTTCTCTAATTCCAAAGATGTAATATGGACTGAGGTTATTCAGATTGCTGATATGGCACCAATTATTTGCATGGATGCTATGGTAATGCATTCAGACACTTCACCGAATAGGGAAGATATCATTGCCCTTGGAGATGGACGTGGAAATGTTACTGTTGTCTATTTAACTGTCAGTGATCTTGGacctaaaatagatttatcttTTACCTGGTTAGCAGAAAAAGATAGACAACTACTAGGAGTATACTGGTGCAAGTCACTTGAATGTAG aCACATTTTCACAGCCGATCCTAGAGGTGTGCTTAAGCTATGGGACATAAGGAATGCCCTTTTTTCAGACACCCTTGATGCTACATCTCAGAAGGTTCCCCTTATCGCTGTGTTCGAATCTTCCTTTGGGGCAAGAATCATGTGCTTAGATGTATCTCCTCAGGATGAG ATCCTTATAGCCGGTGATAAGAAGGGTAACATCACTGCCTTTCCTTTCCCTAAAGTACTGGTAGCACATGAGAGCAATGGGATACAACAGAATGTGCCTTCATGTGATCGTTTTAAAGGAGCCCATGGCATTTCTAGTGTCACAAGTGTTCATATAATTACCTCAACTTCTGATCATCTTGAAATTCACACT ACAGGGGGAGATGGTTGCATTTGTTTGTTCAAGTGTCACAGAAATGTGCAAAAGATTGAATTTTTTGGAATGAGACAAGTAAAAGAGCTGGGCACTGTTCAGTCCGTCTTTTCTCATCATGCCTCAGAAAATCAATTGCTTAGCACCTATGCTATAGGCTTCACTTCTGCAGATTTTATCATTTGGGACCTAGAAAATGAAACAAAG ATGCTTCAAATATCATGTGGAGGATGGCGGCGTCCTTATTCGTATTATCTTGGCACGGTCCCTGAGTATCAGAATTGTTTTGCCTTTCTTAAG GATCATAATATTCACATTCGTAGGCACTGGACACCAACACAAGACAAGAAACTGCTTCCTCAAGTTCTCCATATGCAGTTCCATGGAAGAGAAGTGCATTCTTTGTGCTTCATAGATCTAGCAGGCTATTCAAATCCTGAGAAGAGCTCAAATCTGTATATTGCAACAGGATGCGAAGATGGAACCGTACGACTTACAGG GACCACAATTAATAGTGCTGGAAGATGGTGTTCCTCCAAGTTGCTGGGGGAGCATGTTGGCGGGTCAGCTGTGAGGGCGACATGCTTTGTGCAGAAGGCCTACACATTGTTAGATAAATCGTGTAACACCATACCTAAGGGCGATTCTGATGACATTTTAATCAAAAACAAGGACAACATTGGCTTATTAATATCTGTTGGATCAAAGCAAGTCCTGACTACATGGGTTTTACAACCTAAGGTTGCAGAAAATAGACTTGTGTGTTCTAGTGTCTTAGATGTAGACTCCAAGCAAAGCTCTGAAAGTACGGGGGATGGTGATCCTGCCATGACGTTTCAGTGGCTTTCTACTCATATGCCTCCAAAGCTTACCAATAGGTCGAAGATTGGCCatgtaaaacaaaataatgatGAAGGGGATTACTCTGTGGTGCAACCCAACCAGGTTATCATGGACCAGCTGGAAAATGACTGGCGTTATCTTTCAGTTACAGCATTTCTTTTGGAACATCCTTCTACCAA atTGACTGTgtgttttgttgttgttgcttgCTCTGACGCTACAATTGTCCTCCGTGCTCTTCTTTTGCCTTCTAGGCTTTG GTTTGATATTGCTTTGTTGGCTCCTCAGGAATCACCGGTTCTGGTCCTCAAGCATATTATTGCTGCAGCTAGCGTCAACTGCAAAG AAAATGCATACAGTCGAGATACATACATTGTTGTGAGCGGATCTACAGATGGTAGTGTTACTCTCTGGGACCTTACAGATACTATTCATGGATTTATGCAACTACTATCAGAGACTCAACCACACATGGTCACTGATTGCCAAAAGCGGCCCAGAACTGGAAGAGGAAGTCAAGGCGGTCGTCGCAGGTGGAGAACACTGCCAGATCGTTCTttgaaaaagataaatgaaGCGGCGTCTCTTCCTGATAGGAGCAACCCGGATACTCCAAGTGCCACTGAAAATGCATCTGAAACTTCTAGTGTGGAAGAAATTGGTACCACAAACAACCAGAACTATGTATTCTCAAGCTCCCAATCATGTAATTTACCTGTAGTGACACCACTGCATATATTCTCTGGTGTTCACCAGTCAGGTGTTAACTGCCTCCATGTCTCAGAGATGAAGGATTGCTCATACTCAATTCCTGGCATGTCTTACTGTGTCTTAAGTGGTGGGGATGATCAAGCTGTTCATTCTTTCTGTTTTACATTAGGATCTCTTCAGGATTGCTCGATAAATACAAGTCTACACTCACCTGACAATAGCACAGTTAAAGTTATTTGTCAGCAAAGGGTTCCTTCTGCTCACAGTTCAGCAGTTAAAG GCATCTGGACAGATGGTTTATGGGCTTTCTCTACTGGTCTTGATCAAAGAATAAGATGTTGGAAGATGGAACCATCTGGTAGATTCACCGAGTATTCCCATGTTATCATCAGTGTGCCTGAGCCAGAAACTCTGGATGTTTTTCATGAGCG agagaagaaatactGGATTGCTGTTGCTGGAAGGGGAATGCAAATGGTTGAATTCTTATCATCTGAAGATGATTAA